The Arachis ipaensis cultivar K30076 chromosome B10, Araip1.1, whole genome shotgun sequence DNA window ACTTGAGGCCATTGGATTTCAATCCATCCCACTGTACCATTATATAAACAGAGTTAGAGAGGCAGCTTTTCATTTCAAGCAAGTTAGAAAAACAAAAGAGGAAAACATGGCTTCCTCCATGATCTCCGCCCCTGCTTTCACCGCGGTTAACCGTGCCTCACCGGCACAGGCTAACATGGTGGCTCCATTCAGTGGCCTGAAATCCTTGGGTGGCTTCCCGGTCACCAGAAAGACCAACGACATCACCTCCGTCGCTAACAACGGTGGAAGAGTCCAATGCATGCAGGTAACAACATATCATAACATAACAACCACTTGCAATGAATATTAATAGAAAGTCTCAGAGCTCATCACTTTTATTAAATCTAGTCAACATTTAACTATTAAGAAAAAGAGTGCTTAGCTAATGAGTTATAATTTAAATGATATAGTCTTTTCGTACTCAAATTAAGAGGTTGcgattaagaggttgcgggttcgagttttCTATCTTtggtagaaaaaaaaaagtgtttaaccctatattattagatataattttacatcattaaaaatattaataatgactAATTAATAGTTATAAATCACAAAATGTGTTAGTATCTAACACTACTGGAAGAATGATTGTATCAGGTATGGCCACCACTTGGGAAGAAGAAGTTCGAGACTCTTTCATACTTGCCAGACCTGAACGAAGAGCAATTGAGAAAGGAAGTAGACTACCTTCTAAGGAAGGGATGGGTTCCGTGCTTGGAATTCGAAGTCGGGGTCAGTTAGTTACATATTTTAACGGCTCTTTCTtgtaaactaactaactaactaacacgAATGTTGCGTGTTGGTGGTTAGTTACATATTTGAACGGCTATTTGTTGTTTGGTAACCTACTAACAAACTGTTGTGTGCAGTACGGATTTCCATACCGTGAGAACCACAGGTCACCGGGATACTATGACGGAAGGTACTGGACAATGTGGAAGCTTCCCATGTTTGGATGCACCGACTCAGGTCAGGTCATCAAGGAACTTCAGGAGGCTAAGGCTGCATACCCCAAGGCATTCGTCCGTATCATCGGTTTCGACAACGTTCGCCAAGTGCAGTGCATCAGCTTCATCGCTTACAAGCCCGAGGGCTACTAAATCTTATAAAACCAACGAATCATTCGTAGACTTCTCTTTTGTGTGTACTCAAACCATTGTAACAGCCTTTTttttacttgttctttatttttcgctTTTGTGCGATTTCATCCTAAGTATTTTTGGTTTCTGTTTTCGGATTACCATATAAAAGGATGAGAACTGTTGAATAATAAACTATTATCTTTTGTGAAAATTCGGCTGCTATTATATTGGATTTGTTATGTAGACAATAACTTTTGTGAATAGTATGAACAATGGACTCTAGAATTGgctcaataaaattaaaaaatacttcacttatttaattataaataggaATAACCAgtaaagtgagtcattggatgaaagttcacaccattaaaaccatcattgatggctatttgatggttacaaatcacaaaagttactggcccctagcattcctcgAACATCTGGTATATTCATTatttacattgtttaatattctTCTTGTCTATCTATACTTTTTCATTAACTTCAAGCGAAATTGATAATTGACGGTTGTCAAATAATTTAACAGATTTAATTTCGTTGTCAAATGATTTGACAAATTTAATTAAGTTATCATCTAAGGACGTTCATCTAAATGTAcctcaaatttcaatttttttaataataaaagtgaTTATTATATTTAGATAATTTAGTTACAAGGATCCTTTGTTGTCGAAAATGAAATCTACACTGAATTGAAGTCAGATAATGTTATTGCTAGATAAGTGATGGATCACACAAAGGAAAAATTGATGTATATAATAAGTACAGTTCATATTCTTTGGTCCCCTCCCTCCAGTAAAATGATGATTCTGAAAGCAAATTGTTTCAAAATATGAATCGCAATGGAAGAATATAATGTTGCCAGCTGAtcttccaaaaaaaaataaaacaattaatATGAGTTGCTTAATTCTTGGTATCTCAATCTCAAGATACTGTATATAATCTATTGGAGCAACTAGAAATGCTTTAACAATCTTCAATTTGCATATCCTTGATGGGACAATTTCTCAAGAATCTTTCAGGGAAAAAATTAAACATTATTCTTAAAACACAAATGAGTGTTACATGCAATAAGTTTTTCGGGCCACATATGGTTTACATAATGATTTTACATTTCTGACAAGTTTACACTAAAAATTTTGATTTGAAATGTTTTTTCattaaaagattaaaaaatatcaaagCATTATCTATGATTATTTgaagaatattttatttttatttttcattaacaAAGTAGGGTATTATTCTACAGCAATGAGATGGCATTATTAGATAATAGCTAGTACAATTTTTCTTATGTACtaactaattattattattatgagcgGCTATATATCCAAGTCTTTTTggcaattaattccaattaaattggtttaaattcaacaaaaatcaattttattagtGAAGCATATACATAAATATTTTGCGTTTTTCTCCTCTTCctatttcttcttctacttcttcgtGTTTTTCCTCTTACTTCgcatttttctttcattcttcttcgtgttccttttccttctttttgcgttcttttttcttggttttattctttttaagagagtaaatcaagaagaattttgagaaaatgaaataagaaggaaaatgtgaagaaaaaaaaagatgaaaaaaagaagacaaagcgaaaaataagaagaaaaaattcaAGTGAAACAAAACTAAATgaacttaaattaaattaaaaaatgaatcgAAATTTTTTAAGGAATAAATACTTAACTGCAACATCAAGTAAACCtcagttaattcacaaatgaactgaaattagttcaaatttgaacaaaaactaagtaaacaaccacacataaacaAGTTCAGCAAATTCAAGCGAAACAAAACTAAATGAACCTAAATTAAATCAAGAAATGAAGTGAAAtttcttaagaaataaaaaatttagtcaatacttAATAGCAGCATCAAATGAACCTCAGTTAATTCATagatgaaccgaaattagtttagatttgaacaaaaactaactaaacaatcACACATAAACAAGTTCAGCAAATTTAAGTGAGACGAAACTAAATAAacctaaattaaattaagaaattaacctaaatttcttaaagaataaaaaaattggtcaatacttaaccgcagcatcaagtgaacctcaattaattcacaaatgaactaaAATTAGTTCAGATTTAAGCAAGCAGTAAAAAaaactcaatcatcaataaaaacacattgaattcatttctAGATCCAAATGAATttcaaataaactaagaaatgaaacgAAATTATTTAATAATGACACAAGAAAAAATCAGTACCAATAAAAATATTAGCAAAATATTGGTGTTGTTAGTGATGATGATAAcaaaaattgagaagaaagaggaggaagagaaaaagaagcaacaacaatgaatgtgtgcataaatttaaaatattttgttaaacttGATTAGTGTTATGACTTAAATATAAAGATTTATTCTATTATTATTAATCATGGGTCCGATGTTTTGAATATCTCagatcaaattaaataaataaataaacaataataaaagttGTGAATAAAAATAACTTATATTGCATTAATATCGTAATTGGACCAGGACCTTTAGATAGCTACACTTGTGGACAATGCTAACTTAAGATAAAGAAACAGATAACAATAAGTTTCACCTCCTTTACCAATACCACATCATATATGTTTATGAAACATTGACATAATACGATTGATGGAGTAGTGCCGTATGAGACAGCATGTAATCTTGATATTAAAATGGGAAATTTCGAAGGACTCACATGATGATGCACTTTGCTTTCATCGCTATATTGATCGAGCATTCTTGTGGTGAAGATCGTAGGAAAATTAATAGTACATTCAtttcaagcaaaataaaaaatataatagtgcaaaagttataaaaacaaaatagaaattgGAAAAGCAAAATCTTATCAAAACTAAAGCTAATTAATCTAAAAGAAGTAAAGAACTAATTCTAATTGTATTAATTGTATCACCAAAATTATATacatatactaaaattaattactaaaatcagatagcatatatttatatataaatattattatttaacttatttttaacatttattttatttttaaagtaaaagacaaataggtccctaatcTTTTAAAATGATGACATTTTCGTCTCTCaagattggaaaatacatttcgATTCCTCACGTTTTAAAACGCGTGACAATTAGATCCCTTCCTTGAGTTGGGCTTCAAAACGGCAACGGAATATGCTGACCTGGAAGGGTAGACTGTTAAGTGTCCGTTTTAGTTGCTGATATGGATGGAGAACAAATTTTTAATGGACAAATTAGTCCTTGATGCTTAACATCTTGCCTCTGCCATGCGAGTTTCTGCTCAAAGACCCTCCCACTCTCCTCATTTTGATTATTCTGAAACTTGTTCATAGCTTGCTCCTATTGATTCAAAACCtcctgaaggttgtggtaggcttagagaaggggggttgaatctatgccttcctttttagTTGCAgttattacccttttaaaacaaaTTAGCAaatctgattctgtttgaactcaacagcggaaatttatgagacaatttatttttgtctcatgaatgtcagaaaacagaacacagcagagagaAGAAGAACTAACACCAGcaagtatcctggttcggttgccttgtactatgcaacctacatccagtctcctccacaactatggaagaatttcactatagtcaACAGTATCACATACACCAAtaacacaggattgacccaatcttttctcactcaagttctaacctaacttgacattggctatgctaatacttaAGTAtacctcttagtgctaacccaactaagaaagggatacctttcaggtacaagatacaagtcacttaaccaacctaaagaaatcagaaaataactctaggcttttctctcaagtgtatctctcaacctttttccactcatggctttttctcaagctttctcacaatgccttttctctcaagaaattacagaaagataagcttagaaaagtacattacaatcagtaaaacatgaaggagattgacttcatcaacagcctctttgctatgcgaaaaaccagattagcaagcctctgattcagttcttcatactggcggaatgcacctttgattaggttacactgtccagttagttgaacttcttcaaagagctctctcagaacaataacctctattcactggttttctctccttgcttctgaaAGAACATCAAGCTCCTTTTTATCTTCATGCATGTTCCTTGGTTCTTTAttcaaggtcaacaccttgagccttgagcttcaccaacccacaagcttactttttcttgtttaatatCAAAGAGGAACCTTTGCTTCTGACTTTTcaacttgaccgaaagccatgaaGAAGTAACCGGAATTGTTTTCCAATGGTCAACCAAATCTGAACCATAGAGatgcaacttggtccccaagtttTGATTAAGTCCGTAGATACACAGCAGAATGGGGCAGAAAATAACTTTCCCTTCAAAGCCATtttcggatagagcagagagtAGGGAAGAAAGGGtgaagatctgatgcatgcaagatgaTATGGATTACCTTTCTTAAGCTTGATTTAGCTTGGGATTTCTGTTTTAGCTTCTGTGCTTCAAgcttcaactctctctctcttgcttctttggttaatGGCTTATGGAAgaagcttttcttctctttctctttcttgctttttctGAAATCTTGATGTGACTTGATTAGAAGGAAGAAGAACGTTGCTTTTGGTTAAGCAGGAGAGAGGGAATTTCAATTCTGAAATCAGTTCGGGCTTGGATCGGATATTAGTACCTCCATTTCACTATATAAATTCTTAGTGTTACTAACATACTTATCCATCTTCCTCACCATACCTTCCATATGCttaactaagaaccctaattcatTGACATCTATAACCCCACTCACAATGTCACTATACACATGCTCAAATCCCTGCAATGCAGGAACAGAATACTTCTTCCCTAACCATATTTATGTAAGACTATATATATAAATACTAGCACTAAAATGAAGGCCTAAATTTGAGAGTTTTaaactaattctaatcctaacacATACAGTAATACCTGAAAGGCTTTTTCAAGAGAAGCAGCAACCTTATGCGTGTATGTATCACCTGTGCAATACCATAAAAAATTGCATTCCAAGAATTAAGTCACTATTTTCTAGGAGCACAAATGTTGGAGATCATTCGATATATCAAAAACATCATCCAAATGTTTGAAATTGACCTTAAAATATACACATAAACACACTAAATTGGGACCACTAAATACACAAATTGTTAATTTGCCGTCATCTTCTTGGTCTGGTTGAAGTGGTATATCCGACATGGCACATACATATAAGACAACCAACTGAGAAGAAGCCGACATCAAGCTAACCAATATCCTTTTTCGGAGCTTGGTCGAACAAGAACCTTGAGGTAGCCATGTCACCAGCCTTTGCATAGCCATCAATTATGATCGTGAAAGAAGCAACACTCTTTTCCGGCATAGCATCAAGCACTACCCTAGCTTTGCCCAAATCCCCCACCTACACAAAATCTCATATCATCGCattccatgatgctacattcctctgaggcatttcatcaaacagccTCTTTGCCTCCACCATATCCCCAACCTTCACATAGCCAACCACCATAGCCGTCTATGAAACTACATTCTTCTCAGACATTCCATCAAACACCTTGCGAGCGTCACCAATCTTTCCACATTTTTCATACATATCAACCAAACAGGTTCCGACAAACATATCACCTTCAACCCCCACACCTCAACAACGAGCCATGGAGCAATTTTCTTTCGCAGTATCTGCACATGCTTGGATAGGCCTTAATCACAGAAGAGTAAGTGTACTTATTGGGAAGAGATCCATGTGCCTTCATGCGAATAAAAGCAGAGAGGGCGTCGAAAAAGTAACTTCCTTTGGTGTGGGCTCCGATGAGGGAGTTCCAGAAAAAAGGGAAAGGACCAAGGACGCGGTCAAAGACGGAGGTGTAATATGAAGCAGTGGCGGCAAAGGAGGCGGAAAGGAAAATGAAGCGGGAGATGATGAGGTGATCTTGCTCTAGAACTCGTTGGATGATGGAAGCGTGGACTTGGTAGAGGTGATGAATAGTCTTGCAGGCCTTAAGAAGGGTGACGCGACGGAGAAGAAGAGTGTCGAAATATTGAATTCATCGGAAGAACGGCGTCCTTTTGGCCTTAAGGGACGAATTTGTCCATTAATAATTTGTCCCAATCCACTTCAGCAAGTGTAACGGGCATGTCATTCTCTACCCTTCCATGTCAGCTGGCTCCGATGCCTTTTTTGCCCAAAATAGACGAGGGGTATAATTGTCGGCCGTTTTAAAACGTGAGGGATCGAAATATGTTTTCCAATCTTGAGGGACGAAAATGTTCTCGTCTTAAAAGTTAGGAACCTGTTTGTTTTCTNNNNNNNTTTTAATGCACATTTTtctcaatttaaataaaaaaaataagtaaattacatgataaatagaaaaaaaaatgatattaatACAACCttaaaactgaaaaataaataaatataaaaatatatattttatcacTATCACCCTtatcctaattcccaaatcatTTCTCTTTAGTCTTTACAGATTCTGTATTGCACATTTGCACTATACTCAATGTTTTTACAGGTACTACTAGTAAGTACCACAACATTTAAATATAACGTGTTCTCTCTCATCTCTGAGTTCCTCACCTTTCTCACCTTCATAACAGAATCCTCAATATAATCATGGAAGCATGCGAAATACATAATGCGTGTCCTTTATATAATTTTCCATTTTCAAAACATTACATGTTTTCTTCATAAGACACACACACTACTATCAATCTTAGGATTGTTATCTATTTCTTTATCTAAAGTTAGCATTGTCCACAAATGTAGCTATCCAAAGGGTCCAGTCACAACTCACAACATTAACGCCAACAATACAAAACCAAAAAGGCGTTGCAACGTATAGCATatgctttattttatgtttattccGTAATATAACCATAAATGGAAAGAAATGCAACAAGCTCAAAGGATCTTAAAAAAAACAGTTTATTATTCCACAACGGAAATCAAAGTGCAGAGGAtgaaatatcaaaaagagaaaaaaaatagaaaagaaagcagAAGCAGAGTTGTTACAAACGGTTAAGCACAAAGCCACCAACAAAAGAGAGATCTAGGAATGATTCGTTCGTTTTATAAGATTTAGTAGCCCTCTGGCTTGTAAGCGATGAAGCTGATGCACTGCACTTGGCGAACGTTGTCGAAACCGATGATACGGACGAATGCCTTGGGGTATGCAGCCTTAGCCTCCTGAAGTTCCTTGATGACCTGACCTGAGTCGGTGCATCCAAACATGGGAAGCTTCCACATTGTCCAGTACCTTCCGTCATAGTATCCCGGTGACCTGTGGTTCTCACGGTATGGAAATCCGTACTGCACACAACAGTTTGTTAGTAGGTTACCAAACAACAAATAGCCGTTCAAATATGTAACTAACCACCAACACGCAACATTcgtgttagttagttagttagtttacaAGAAAGAGCCGTTAAAATATGTAACTAACTGACCCCGACTTCGAATTCCAAGCACGGAACCCATCCCTTCCTTAGAAGGTAGTCTACTTCCTTTCTCAATTGCTCTTCGTTCAGGTCTGGCAAGTATGAAAGAGTCTCGAACTTCTTCTTCCCAAGTGGTGGCCATACCTGGTACAATCATTCATCCATTCATTAACATTCCACTAGTATTAGGTGCCAGCacattttgtgatttgtaattattaattagtcattattagtatttttaacgGTACGAGATTATATCTAATAATATAGGATTAGACACTTTTTTTTAATGGTTAAATGTTGGCTAAATTTTAATGAAAGTATTCACCTCTAAAACTTTCTcattaggaaaagtatagggtaccaatatactatctgccaacttattatcaacaataattaattattatattttaaacacatgtatAAGGAGATAtatccaaaaaatatatatataaagacacTTTCATTAGACACAGTTATAAACAAGACATTTTTGTTAGACACATCTACAAAGACACTTTTATTAAACAAAATCATAAACAAGAGTTGGGAGAAGTTGGCAGAAATATTGTTGGTAATGTAGCGGGATTGTTCTCATTAACATTCATTGCAAGTGGATGTGTTGTTATGTTATGTTAGGTTGTTACCTGCATGCATTGGACTCTTCCGCCGTTGTTAGCGACGGAGGTGATGTCGTTGGTCTTTCTGGTGACTGGGAAGCCACCCAAGGATTTCAGGCCACTGAATGGAGCCACCATGTTAGCCTGTGCCGGGGAGGCACGGTTAACGGTGGTGAAAGCAGGGGCGGAGATCATGGAGGAAGCCATGTTTTCTTCTCCCTAGCTTCTTCTGCTAAGgagttatatatattatataggtGTTTCTTTCTTATTTGCTTGATCTGCCAAGCTTCTTCTCAAACTTGGTTTATATAATGGTGTTGGGGCTTGTAATCCAATGGCCTAAAAAGTTGAGGTGATTGGTTGGTGCAGAATTCTTTGATAGTTATCTATTCTATCTTGGCTTGCAGTCACAAAATGGAATACAAACAACCAAAACATATCATGGTTGTGTTATGGCAATGAATTGTTTTGGCTTCACATAAAATTGTTTTACACACAGTGGACCGCACAATTTACAAACAATTATCCTGCCCAAAAATGAAAATCTGTAAACAATTTTTCGTatggattttgaattttatagaattttcttaattaaaagaaaacaaattaaaataaaaaaagattaaggaaaaaaaaaagacaatctACCATCATAGACAAGTAATTTGTtttcattttaaaatataatgATTCAATTAACTCGACACAACTGTTAAGAAATATTGAGTCTCTTGATTTTTTAGATATGATATTGGTGGTTACAAAATATACAATAGGAAGAAAGAAGATTTGTTCGATTCCCGTGAGAGCTTCCATATTCGAACTCAGGCTATGTTTAGTTTAATCTTAATTAACTCCTAATCCCAGAAGAAATACAAATTAAACAATAAGGAGAAGAGAACTACAAGTCTTTACAATTGAATAGTGATATAAGCATGTGTCTTTCAACTTCTTCATATCCATTTCAGTCCCATAAGTATTTATCACGATCTCACTAGGTCCTGTACTCCTGTGAACCTAGAAATAACATGGATATGCAAAACTAcagaggtgagaattcatagaaaCAAATGTCTTTTAGAATCACTTGTAATTAGTATGTGTATATGAGATTGTAGGCTCTAAACAAAAGGGAGTTAGCTTAGTTGGTTTATACTATAGTTAGCTCCCTAGACTTTTTTCTTTCATATAACTTATCACTTCCTTAATCCGTAATTAACTCTCACTCTCAAACTTCTCAATCTCTCCTCATATATTCACAACACAAACATATTCTCTCAATACTCTCTTCCCCACATTCTCTCTTTCTCCATCCCTCATCAACCTAACACCATTCACCTCCCTCTTCATTTCTCTTCTCACTTTAAGCTCCATACTAGAATAGAAGGGAGTAAAACTGATTTGGACTTGAAGGGGACAACTTCATCCTCACCAAAGAATATGAACCTTAGGAGTTTATGATAGGAAGCTTATCTGATTTTTGAATGGTGAATTTGTGATATATTAGAATTTGGTAAATGTGTTTTCATATATAGAGAAAGATATGATGTTATTTATGTTATGAGTTGCAAGGCAAAATAGATAAGTTGGAAATGAGAACAGGATAATGGAATATCAAAACAGTAATAgcaatttaatttaattcaaaaaatattaaatatgataGACATTGCATAGTTATTAGCTAAAATATATTTACAAGGATCATATGCAAAATCATTAAATCAGCAACCCTATATATACATGAGACTCTTGAGGTGATCACCTAAAAATATTAGAAGACACTCAGATCTAACAGCCTTATATTACAAGGAACAAAAAAAGAGCATGCTCTACACTTCAAACTTTCTCAAGAACACAAGGTTAGGCTTCCTCTGCATTTTTCCCTTAAACTACTCAAAAGATATTTTCTTTCTAATTAagtcatttttctttttaagatAGGTCACACTTGGCTCCTTCTATGTACACTTCCTGAATGGAGTTTTTAAGCAAAAGCAGGTATCCTGGAATTCTGGCGATCCCTGTTGAGGCAATCAAATCCTTCTACTCTAACCTCGGCTGGTTTAAGTCCAAAACTCATCCTAACACATCCTCCTTTGCGAGATGCCGAAGATGGAGATGGTAAGCCTGACGGCGATGAGATTACTGATATTGGGTTGTTCCTTTCGTCTCCAAATCGTGCATCCTGGATCAAGGGGTTAGCCGCCCGAACCGGAGGAGATCCACAAAAATATGGAGGAGATGATGCTACTTGATTAAAAAATTCCTCCCCATGATTCTCCTATAGCAATTAAATAAATCAAAGATCAAAGTTAGAGAACATCTACTACATCAAGATTTCATCTCTTTGAACCCTAAACCATTGACATATCCGAGAACTTTCTTCCTAAAGAACAAAGAACCATCTACAAAAACCACAACACATTACAAAGATGTAAAATAATTCTAAGACAAATCCTGGGACATGTAACAAAGGCTTAGGAATATATAATATAACATACCCTCTTGAATATAATGTCTAGTAGCTCTGCTCCCGCTTTCGAATCAGACCCCTCAGCTTGTTGACTACTAAAAAAGTGAGCCACAAACACAAATACAATTAAGGCACAAGCATTGTCATCAAAACTCAGTAAAATGCATAAGAATCAACGGAGTTAGTTACTTGAAATGCCATCTTAAGGGCCTCATAGGCATGTTACATAAAACGCCAACTCGTCGAGGCTTGGGGCAAACGACAGGCTCCTTCTGATCAGCAAGGTTAATAGAGCCTCTCCTCTCTTCACAGGCTGCAAAGGCGTTCTGCTGAAGGCTATAACAGTTCATCTTCAAAATTGGTGTTATTCCACAGTAGAACGCCTAAAAGCACAGAAAaattaacacaaattaaagataatagccaaaagaaaaataaacatataaaCGAAAAGCTAACACTACTGACTCAAGATttcaaataattcaaaaaaaaatgtaaCGGATTTGCTAGCATGTCCACTTAGCCGCATCAATTCAAGTGACTTAAGAAACTATATTATTTTATAAGAAATTCAGCAACCTATTTCCTATTTTCCCTAAAATTCCAAACCCTATAAATCAAATCATAGCAGATCTGAATTCAAATATTCATAAATCTTCAAACTCTTTTCCggattatgaaataaaaataattaaaaaacaattttttttggtGTCAGGAAACCCTCCGAAAATCAAAGTCTCTAAACAGCACCAATAAAAGGTTTTCAAAATAGATCTTTacttaagaaaacaaaaacacaaacacaaaaaaaaaaaaaaaaaaaaaaaaaaaaaaaaaaagaagagaaggagagagaaacCTTTAAATTGAAGGAAGCCTTTGAAAGAAGAAAGTGAATGGAGCTGGCAACAAGAGAAGGAGAGGAAGTCAGCTACTGCTggttcaatttatttttatagtGAAAAAAGAAAtgatagttttttttttgtggttTGGGAAAAATTTTTACAGAAAGAGTTAACTTCGTTAAACGACAGCGTTTCAGTGACGCAATAGATTTTCTGTTGGACTTGGACAACTCGTTTGGCAGTTGGGGAAATTGTAGTTATTATTCAACCACAACCACTATTGTTGTA harbors:
- the LOC107623063 gene encoding ribulose bisphosphate carboxylase small chain 1, chloroplastic, yielding MASSMISAPAFTAVNRASPAQANMVAPFSGLKSLGGFPVTRKTNDITSVANNGGRVQCMQVWPPLGKKKFETLSYLPDLNEEQLRKEVDYLLRKGWVPCLEFEVGYGFPYRENHRSPGYYDGRYWTMWKLPMFGCTDSGQVIKELQEAKAAYPKAFVRIIGFDNVRQVQCISFIAYKPEGY
- the LOC107623099 gene encoding ribulose bisphosphate carboxylase small chain 1, chloroplastic; translation: MASSMISAPAFTTVNRASPAQANMVAPFSGLKSLGGFPVTRKTNDITSVANNGGRVQCMQVWPPLGKKKFETLSYLPDLNEEQLRKEVDYLLRKGWVPCLEFEVGYGFPYRENHRSPGYYDGRYWTMWKLPMFGCTDSGQVIKELQEAKAAYPKAFVRIIGFDNVRQVQCISFIAYKPEGY
- the LOC107623901 gene encoding uncharacterized protein LOC107623901 isoform X2; this translates as MNCYSLQQNAFAACEERRGSINLADQKEPVVCPKPRRVGVLCNMPMRPLRWHFNQQAEGSDSKAGAELLDIIFKRENHGEEFFNQVASSPPYFCGSPPVRAANPLIQDARFGDERNNPISVISSPSGLPSPSSASRKGGCVRMSFGLKPAEVRVEGFDCLNRDRQNSRIPAFA
- the LOC107623901 gene encoding uncharacterized protein LOC107623901 isoform X1; this translates as MNCYSLQQNAFAACEERRGSINLADQKEPVVCPKPRRVGVLCNMPMRPLRWHFNSQQAEGSDSKAGAELLDIIFKRENHGEEFFNQVASSPPYFCGSPPVRAANPLIQDARFGDERNNPISVISSPSGLPSPSSASRKGGCVRMSFGLKPAEVRVEGFDCLNRDRQNSRIPAFA